In the Juglans microcarpa x Juglans regia isolate MS1-56 chromosome 6D, Jm3101_v1.0, whole genome shotgun sequence genome, one interval contains:
- the LOC121235164 gene encoding sodium/calcium exchanger NCL-like, with product MSKHLTLSFLLLLLFFFLISCDPSYGRFITHRTYFSLSSDLVSDGVQQLRGPPYLALNRSSSFSAESTCEQTYGFLPCTTTILGNIFLILVYGYLMFLSATYLSNGSELLLEILGPGIIGGLFLPILGALPDAMLILVSGLSGSTETAQSQVSVGMGLLAGSTVMLLTIIWGTCVIVGKCDLVDGVAQDAQDTKGFNLTESGVSTDIWTSYAARIMMISIIPFLIVQILQVLGSTSGRHLAVLIALIVSLLLLISYCLYQVLQPWIQRRKISYVKHKRVILGLLRYLRDRAVGRLLKDNGEPDEEGIKKLFSVVDTNGDGKISYIELRALVVGIRFEEIDLNKDNAVDKLMRDFDTSQDDHIDMTEFVKCISKWLKKATHIRTVSDDPGSHTLRFLNAFHQDTDREHDLLYVGDESDEVMEDAGGSRWTSIKAVLLLLLGTLIAAAFADPLVDAVDNFSDATSIPTFFISFIALPLATNSSEAVTAIIFASRHTRKTASLTFSELYGAVTMNNVLCLSVFLALVYIRGLTWDFSSEVLVIVIVCIVVGGFASFRTNFPLWTSLIAFLLYPFSLALIYVLDYVLGWS from the exons ATGTCCAAGCATCTAACCctctccttcctcctcctcctcctcttcttcttcctaatCTCGTGCGATCCCTCCTATGGCCGCTTCATCACCCACCGTACGTACTTCTCTTTATCTTCTGATCTAGTCTCCGATGGGGTCCAGCAGCTCCGTGGCCCGCCCTACCTCGCTCTGAACCGATCATCTTCCTTCTCTGCCGAGTCCACTTGCGAGCAGACCTACGGGTTCTTGCCGTGCACCACCACCATCCTCGGAAATATCTTCCTCATCCTCGTCTACGGCTACCTGATGTTCCTCTCCGCCACCTATTTGTCCAATGGCAGCGAGCTCTTGTTGGAGATTCTTGGCCCTGGTATTATCGGCGGGTTGTTCCTTCCGATCCTCGGCGCCCTTCCGGATGCCATGCTTATTCTCG TATCCGGTCTTTCAGGAAGCACGGAAACTGCTCAAAGTCAAGTTTCTGTTGGTATGGGCTTGCTAGCTGGTTCAACTGTTATGCTTCTTACGATAATATGGGGAACATGCGTTATTGTTGGCAAGTGCGACCTCGTTGATGGAGTTGCACAAGATGCACAAGATACAAAGGGGTTTAACTTGACTG AATCGGGTGTTAGTACTGATATCTGGACTAGCTATGCTGCAAGGATTATGATGATTTCTATCATCCCATTTTTAATCGTTCAAATACTACAAGTTCTCGGTTCAACCTCGGGAAGGCACTTGGCAGTCTTGATTGCACTTATTGTCTCTCTCCTACTATTGATTTCCTATTGTCTTTATCAA GTCCTTCAACCTTGGATCCAGAGGAGGAAAATATCTTATGTTAAGCACAAGCGTGTTATTTTAGGACTTCTAAGGTATCTAAGAGACCGGGCAGTGGGAAGGCTGCTCAAGGATAATGGTGAACCTGATGAGGAAGGCATTAAAAA GTTGTTTTCTGTAGTAGACACAAATGGTGATggaaaaatttcatatattgaATTGAGAGCATTGGTTGTTGGAATTCGATTTGAAGAGATTGACCTGAATAAGGATAATGCTGTAGATAAATTAATGAGAGATTTTGATACATCCCAAGATGATCACATTGACATGACAGAGTTTGTCAAGTGCATTTCTAAATGGCTGAAGAAGGCAACGCATATACGGACTGTCTCTGATGATCCTGGTTCTCACACGCTTAGGTTTTTAAATGCCTTTCACCAG GACACAGATAGAGAGCATGATTTGTTGTATGTGGGTGATGAAAGCGATGAAGTAATGGAGGATGCTGGGGGTTCCAGGTGGACATCTATCAAAGCAGTGCTATTGTTGTTGCTGGGAACTCTCATTGCTGCCGCATTTGCTGACCCCTTGGTAGATGCTGTTGATAACTTTTCTGATGCCACCAGTATTCCTACTTTCTTCATCTCCTTCATCGCTCTGCCTTTGGCTACCAACTCTAGCGAAGCTGTGACAGCAATTATATTTGCTAGCCGTCACACACGTAAAACTGCCTCCTTAACATTTTCTGAG CTATATGGGGCAGTAACAATGAATAATGTCCTCTGCCTCTCAGTGTTCTTAGCCCTTGTTTACATTAGGGGATTGACATGGGATTTCTCCTCTGAAGTGCTGGTTATTGTTATTGTCTGCATTGTGGTGGGTGGCTTTGCCAGCTTCCGCACCAATTTCCCCCTCTGGACATCTCTTATAGCTTTCCTACTTTACCCATTCTCCCTCGCCCTGATCTATGTTCTCGACTATGTTTTGGGCTGGTCATAG